From the Bombus vancouverensis nearcticus chromosome 3, iyBomVanc1_principal, whole genome shotgun sequence genome, one window contains:
- the LOC117153830 gene encoding A disintegrin and metalloproteinase with thrombospondin motifs 1 isoform X2 translates to MTQSKLPSFLLATWLLGTIATKSRMSDFLQSLQEYEIVYPRVIPNASARNRRSTQEDRETWREYLRREPVFLEISNWTLRTVANDRLILSSNFTVNWVRQGKTKSERRNAKANCDLRQGSLEGDASSFVVVTICEEEVYALMSIGQRSFFVQPLTNGQHVMFQPKNERWRSIRDDSSFVSVNPENPAGKSNKFEVRESKRKSKRRKRDSLSHDVQGFYNLSGDVFDVEYPEAEKLILYDEKDDVPTEYNDTIVEELSIDVNPEEIGYFSGPKWQRNRLSKKRPAARDSPPRWLELGIAADYSVVDFHGIRVQQYILALLNIVSAIYMDPSLESNMILVIVRMILYAEKRDGMVRRGDARRSLENVNKWNRKMLSSKDVNHDVAVWLTRLDIGGPSGYAPVSGVCDPARSCALNRDEGLTSAFIIAHEVAHILGLTHDGDETTGNACKEEGSRGSVMAPMVAATFHHFYWSACSKKEFHRRVRRWSCLSNKPKHDGLSQLRDTIRETFTMDEQCRMEFGEGYEHCKTFDMAEPCSRLWCGNSNVSESCKTKKGPPLEGTLCGDSKWCINGRCQSTNRKSFDFGIILNKPRDGGWSAWSGWEKCSRTCGVGVQCRTRKCNKPLPAYGGKYCSGASDDCRLCDLPKCLTPVDLRAQQCTKLGNILYLERVRSNNDVTWLPYVSDQENLRCRLICKSKETGEIFHTRKHLIDGTPCSYGSTNICIQGECHRMGCDRVLGSKKALDTCGVCDGDNSSCENIVNKFQRKLRREVTRVAVIPRDAHNLNMNISMAGSRLFQSDDLTIVIGDGRRRRNVQENLASRKRDLTIVQGAAFRVQRRGNNTYFIQADGTAFEDVVVLVVVPRNVLQRGISTSVSLEYSLNRDERNAKDRYVWLFGGWSFCSVSCGGGTRQKMIVCKDEETGRIVSRRKCPLTTKPIQEIEKCNVFSCTFKWLPGPWEACSTTCGRFGMQLRQLYCVRSGFNGTEVNRNNELEVYRTMVQPSICETSPMPISSRECNRIPCPGHWIFTNWSSCSKNNGKDIQSRIGRCIPPENESFYRCDGPTVKTEIRSCTEHVTRAIEFPSRCWRDKNRFCSIPSLKRYCDVPAFKRKCCRSCERNETLDLSNSFDRKHRILQT, encoded by the exons ATGACGCAATCGAAACTTCCCAGTTTTCTGCTCGCCACGTGGCTGCTCGGCACGATCGCTACTAAGTCGCGAATGAGCGACTTTCTGCAAAGTTTGCAGGAGTACGAGATCGTTTACCCTCGAGTGATCCCGAATGCGAGCGCGCGGAACAGAAGATCGACCCAAGAAGACCGAGAAACTTGGCGCGAGTATCTCCGCCGAGAGCCGGTGTTCCTCGAGATCAGCAACTGGACCTTAAGGACCGTGGCCAACGATCGATTGATACTGTCGTCGAATTTCACCGTGAATTGGGTGCGCCAGGGTAAAACCAAGTCCGAGCGACGTAACGCCAAAGCGAACTGCGATCTTCGACAAGGCAGCTTGGAAGGAGACGCGAGTTCCTTCGTCGTCGTGACGATATGCGAAGAGGAAGTGTACGCTTTGATGTCGATCGGTCAGAGATCGTTCTTCGTTCAGCCACTGACGAATGGCCAGCATGTGATGTTTCAGCCGAAAAACGAAAGGTGGCGGTCGATCAGGGATGATTCGAGCTTCGTGTCTGTGAATCCGGAAAATCCTGCAG GGAAATCGAATAAATTTGAAGTTAGAGAAAGTAAGAGAAAGTCGAAACGAAGGAAACGCGATTCCTTAAGCCACGATGTTCAGGGATTTTATAATCTTTCCGGTGACGTCTTCGACGTGGAATACCCAGAAGCTGAGAAATTGATTCTGTACGATGAAAAAGACGATGTCCCCACAGAATACAACGATACGATAGTGGAAGAATTATCGATCGACGTAAATCCCGAGGAAATTGGATACTTTTCTGGTCCTAAATGGCAAAGGAACAGATTATCAA AGAAAAGACCAGCAGCTAGAGATTCGCCGCCACGATGGCTAGAGCTTGGAATAGCTGCTGATTATTCCGTGGTAGATTTTCATGGAATTCGAGTACAGCAATATATCTTGGCTCTTTTAAACATC GTGAGTGCAATTTACATGGACCCATCGCTCGAATCCAACATGATTCTAGTGATCGTACGAATGATTTTATACGCGGAAAAACGAGACGGTATG GTCCGCCGTGGCGATGCCAGACGATCTCTCGAGAACGTGAACAAATGGAACAGAAAGATGCTGTCCTCGAAGGACGTAAATCACGATGTTGCTGTATGGTTGACGCGGTTAGATATAGGAGGTCCTTCCGGTTACGCACCTGTGTCAGGAGTATGCGATCCCGCGAGATCGTGCGCGTTAAATCGAGACGAAGGCTTGACCAGCGCCTTTATCATCGCTCACGAAGTAGCACACAT TCTAGGTTTGACTCACGACGGGGACGAAACGACCGGAAACGCGTGCAAGGAAGAGGGATCTCGAGGAAGCGTAATGGCACCGATGGTCGCTGCCACGTTCCATCATTTTTATTGGTCCGCGTGCTCAAAAAAGGAGTTCCATCGTAGAGTGAG ACGGTGGTCCTGTTTGTCGAACAAGCCGAAGCACGATGGCCTCTCCCAACTGAGAGACACCATTCGCGAGACGTTCACGATGGACGAGCAGTGTCGCATGGAATTCGGCGAAGG CTACGAGCACTGCAAGACCTTCGATATGGCAGAACCGTGTTCTCGTCTGTGGTGCGGTAACAGTAACGTGTCCGAAAGCTGCAAGACTAAGAAGGGACCGCCTCTGGAGGGCACATTATGCGGTGACTCGAAG TGGTGTATAAACGGTCGATGTCAGTCGACGAATAGAAAGAGCTTCGATTTTGGTATAATACTAAATAAACCGAGAGACGGAGGTTGGAGCGCTTGGAGCGGCTGGGAGAAATGTTCGAGGACTTGCGGAGTAGGAGTGCAGTGTCGAACGCGAAAATGCAATAAACCTTT GCCTGCTTACGGCGGGAAATATTGTTCAGGTGCCAGCGATGATTGCAGACTTTGCGACCTACCGAAGTGTTTAACTCCCGTCGACCTCAGAGCTCAACAGTGCACCAAACTcggtaatattttatatctggAAAGAGTTCGATCCAACAACGACGTGACCTGGCTGCCGTACGTGTCCGATCAGGAGAATTTGAGATGTCGATTGATCTGCAAAAGCAAAGAGACAGGCGAGATATTTCACACCAGGAAGCATTTGATCGATGGCACGCCATGCTCCTACGGATCCacgaatatatgtatacag GGTGAGTGCCATCGGATGGGATGCGACCGTGTGTTAGGGTCGAAGAAAGCGTTGGACACGTGTGGAGTGTGCGATGGTGACAATTCGAGCTGCGAGAATATCGTCAACAAGTTTCAGCGGAAGCTTCGACGAG AGGTGACACGCGTCGCTGTGATACCACGCGACGCTCACAATTTGAACATGAACATTTCGATGGCTGGCTCTCGACTTTTCCAATCGGATGATTTAACGATCGTGATAGGAGACGGTAGGAGAAGACGCAACGTGCAGGAGAATCTAGCTTCTCGTAAACGAGATTTAACGATCGTACAAGGTGCTGCTTTTCGCGTTCAGAGACGCGGTAATAACACGTATTTTATACAGGCAGATGGTACTGCGTTCGAAGATGTCGTGGTTTTG GTGGTGGTGCCGAGAAACGTACTACAACGAGGAATCTCGACCTCAgtttcgttggaatattccctaAATCGCGATGAGAGGAATGCAAAGGATAGATACGTATGGCTATTCGGAGGTTGGAGCTTCTGCTCGGTCAGCTGTGGCGGTGGTACGCGTCAGAAGATGATAGTCTGCAAAGACGAGGAAACCGGAAGAATAGTGTCGCGAAGAAAATGTCCACTGACAACCAAACCGATTCAAGAGATAGAGAAGTGCAACGTCTTTAG TTGTACTTTCAAATGGCTACCAGGTCCGTGGGAAGCGTGTTCAACTACGTGTGGAAGGTTTGGTATGCAATTACGACAACTTTACTGCGTTCGTTCGGGGTTTAATGGTACAGAGGTAAATAGAAACAACGAATTGGAAGTGTATCGAACGATGGTACAGCCATCGATATGCGAAACCAGCCCTATGCCTATCAGCAGCAGAGAATGCAACAGGATACCGTGTCCTGGACATTGGATATTTACGAATTGGTCCTCG TGCTCGAAGAACAACGGAAAGGATATACAGTCGCGAATAGGCCGTTGCATTCCTCCGGAAAACGAATCGTTTTACAGGTGCGACGGGCCAACCGTAAAGACGGAAATACGTTCTTGTACGGAGCACGTGACCAGGGCCATCGAATTTCCATCCCGTTGCTGGAGAGACAAGAATCGATTTTGCTCTATACCAAGTTTGAAACGTTACTGCGACGTGCCGGCATTTAAGCGAAAATGCTGCCGCTCTTGTGAAAGGAACGAAACCTTGGATCTGTCCAACTCTTTCGATCGGAAGCACCGTATACTGCAAACTTAA
- the LOC117154068 gene encoding uncharacterized protein LOC117154068: protein MADTCAAVTCFLIVASISIVVSVNGQLSTTKHRTQAASERINDLWCHQCDTMEDGERCANLTGNFSTFGHKCTGDKRTCMVKRFSYTTSTEDSTSSPQTWSVERKCTNKCDSGCIVVGERTKLSACTTCCEQSFCNIGTGAANDLTIRGIDLFLALVLQITLTIIMYPS, encoded by the exons ATGGCCGATACATGTGCCGCTGTCACGTGCTTCCTGATCGTCGCGTCCATCTCCATCGTCGTAAGCGTCAATG GGCAACTGTCAACTACGAAACATCGAACTCAGGCGGCATCGGAACGAATAAACGATTTATGGTGTCATCAGTGTGATACGATGGAAGATGGAGAGAGATGCGCCAATCTGACCGGAAACTTCAGCACTTTCGGGCACAAGTGCACTGGTGACAAAAGGACCTGTATG GTAAAGCGATTTTCTTACACTACCAGCACGGAAGATTCAACGTCCAGTCCACAAACTTGGTCGGTGGAGAGAAAGTGTACTAACAAATGCGACTCCGGATGTATAGTGGTCGGTGAACGAACGAAACTCTCCGCTTGCACCACTTGCTGCGAGCAATCGTTTTGCAATATCGGTACCGGTGCTGCGAACGACCTGACGATAAGAGGGATCGATCTGTTTCTAGCCTTAGTATTACAAATTACATTAACAATTATCATGTATCCGTCCTGA
- the LOC117153830 gene encoding A disintegrin and metalloproteinase with thrombospondin motifs 1 isoform X1, with product MTQSKLPSFLLATWLLGTIATKSRMSDFLQSLQEYEIVYPRVIPNASARNRRSTQEDRETWREYLRREPVFLEISNWTLRTVANDRLILSSNFTVNWVRQGKTKSERRNAKANCDLRQGSLEGDASSFVVVTICEEEVYALMSIGQRSFFVQPLTNGQHVMFQPKNERWRSIRDDSSFVSVNPENPAGKSNKFEVRESKRKSKRRKRDSLSHDVQGFYNLSGDVFDVEYPEAEKLILYDEKDDVPTEYNDTIVEELSIDVNPEEIGYFSGPKWQRNRLSKKRPAARDSPPRWLELGIAADYSVVDFHGIRVQQYILALLNIVSAIYMDPSLESNMILVIVRMILYAEKRDGMVRRGDARRSLENVNKWNRKMLSSKDVNHDVAVWLTRLDIGGPSGYAPVSGVCDPARSCALNRDEGLTSAFIIAHEVAHILGLTHDGDETTGNACKEEGSRGSVMAPMVAATFHHFYWSACSKKEFHRRVRRWSCLSNKPKHDGLSQLRDTIRETFTMDEQCRMEFGEGYEHCKTFDMAEPCSRLWCGNSNVSESCKTKKGPPLEGTLCGDSKICRREDAQDAEITINNNGTVKWCINGRCQSTNRKSFDFGIILNKPRDGGWSAWSGWEKCSRTCGVGVQCRTRKCNKPLPAYGGKYCSGASDDCRLCDLPKCLTPVDLRAQQCTKLGNILYLERVRSNNDVTWLPYVSDQENLRCRLICKSKETGEIFHTRKHLIDGTPCSYGSTNICIQGECHRMGCDRVLGSKKALDTCGVCDGDNSSCENIVNKFQRKLRREVTRVAVIPRDAHNLNMNISMAGSRLFQSDDLTIVIGDGRRRRNVQENLASRKRDLTIVQGAAFRVQRRGNNTYFIQADGTAFEDVVVLVVVPRNVLQRGISTSVSLEYSLNRDERNAKDRYVWLFGGWSFCSVSCGGGTRQKMIVCKDEETGRIVSRRKCPLTTKPIQEIEKCNVFSCTFKWLPGPWEACSTTCGRFGMQLRQLYCVRSGFNGTEVNRNNELEVYRTMVQPSICETSPMPISSRECNRIPCPGHWIFTNWSSCSKNNGKDIQSRIGRCIPPENESFYRCDGPTVKTEIRSCTEHVTRAIEFPSRCWRDKNRFCSIPSLKRYCDVPAFKRKCCRSCERNETLDLSNSFDRKHRILQT from the exons ATGACGCAATCGAAACTTCCCAGTTTTCTGCTCGCCACGTGGCTGCTCGGCACGATCGCTACTAAGTCGCGAATGAGCGACTTTCTGCAAAGTTTGCAGGAGTACGAGATCGTTTACCCTCGAGTGATCCCGAATGCGAGCGCGCGGAACAGAAGATCGACCCAAGAAGACCGAGAAACTTGGCGCGAGTATCTCCGCCGAGAGCCGGTGTTCCTCGAGATCAGCAACTGGACCTTAAGGACCGTGGCCAACGATCGATTGATACTGTCGTCGAATTTCACCGTGAATTGGGTGCGCCAGGGTAAAACCAAGTCCGAGCGACGTAACGCCAAAGCGAACTGCGATCTTCGACAAGGCAGCTTGGAAGGAGACGCGAGTTCCTTCGTCGTCGTGACGATATGCGAAGAGGAAGTGTACGCTTTGATGTCGATCGGTCAGAGATCGTTCTTCGTTCAGCCACTGACGAATGGCCAGCATGTGATGTTTCAGCCGAAAAACGAAAGGTGGCGGTCGATCAGGGATGATTCGAGCTTCGTGTCTGTGAATCCGGAAAATCCTGCAG GGAAATCGAATAAATTTGAAGTTAGAGAAAGTAAGAGAAAGTCGAAACGAAGGAAACGCGATTCCTTAAGCCACGATGTTCAGGGATTTTATAATCTTTCCGGTGACGTCTTCGACGTGGAATACCCAGAAGCTGAGAAATTGATTCTGTACGATGAAAAAGACGATGTCCCCACAGAATACAACGATACGATAGTGGAAGAATTATCGATCGACGTAAATCCCGAGGAAATTGGATACTTTTCTGGTCCTAAATGGCAAAGGAACAGATTATCAA AGAAAAGACCAGCAGCTAGAGATTCGCCGCCACGATGGCTAGAGCTTGGAATAGCTGCTGATTATTCCGTGGTAGATTTTCATGGAATTCGAGTACAGCAATATATCTTGGCTCTTTTAAACATC GTGAGTGCAATTTACATGGACCCATCGCTCGAATCCAACATGATTCTAGTGATCGTACGAATGATTTTATACGCGGAAAAACGAGACGGTATG GTCCGCCGTGGCGATGCCAGACGATCTCTCGAGAACGTGAACAAATGGAACAGAAAGATGCTGTCCTCGAAGGACGTAAATCACGATGTTGCTGTATGGTTGACGCGGTTAGATATAGGAGGTCCTTCCGGTTACGCACCTGTGTCAGGAGTATGCGATCCCGCGAGATCGTGCGCGTTAAATCGAGACGAAGGCTTGACCAGCGCCTTTATCATCGCTCACGAAGTAGCACACAT TCTAGGTTTGACTCACGACGGGGACGAAACGACCGGAAACGCGTGCAAGGAAGAGGGATCTCGAGGAAGCGTAATGGCACCGATGGTCGCTGCCACGTTCCATCATTTTTATTGGTCCGCGTGCTCAAAAAAGGAGTTCCATCGTAGAGTGAG ACGGTGGTCCTGTTTGTCGAACAAGCCGAAGCACGATGGCCTCTCCCAACTGAGAGACACCATTCGCGAGACGTTCACGATGGACGAGCAGTGTCGCATGGAATTCGGCGAAGG CTACGAGCACTGCAAGACCTTCGATATGGCAGAACCGTGTTCTCGTCTGTGGTGCGGTAACAGTAACGTGTCCGAAAGCTGCAAGACTAAGAAGGGACCGCCTCTGGAGGGCACATTATGCGGTGACTCGAAG ATTTGCAGACGAGAAGACGCACAGGATGccgaaataacaataaataataatggaaCTGTTAAG TGGTGTATAAACGGTCGATGTCAGTCGACGAATAGAAAGAGCTTCGATTTTGGTATAATACTAAATAAACCGAGAGACGGAGGTTGGAGCGCTTGGAGCGGCTGGGAGAAATGTTCGAGGACTTGCGGAGTAGGAGTGCAGTGTCGAACGCGAAAATGCAATAAACCTTT GCCTGCTTACGGCGGGAAATATTGTTCAGGTGCCAGCGATGATTGCAGACTTTGCGACCTACCGAAGTGTTTAACTCCCGTCGACCTCAGAGCTCAACAGTGCACCAAACTcggtaatattttatatctggAAAGAGTTCGATCCAACAACGACGTGACCTGGCTGCCGTACGTGTCCGATCAGGAGAATTTGAGATGTCGATTGATCTGCAAAAGCAAAGAGACAGGCGAGATATTTCACACCAGGAAGCATTTGATCGATGGCACGCCATGCTCCTACGGATCCacgaatatatgtatacag GGTGAGTGCCATCGGATGGGATGCGACCGTGTGTTAGGGTCGAAGAAAGCGTTGGACACGTGTGGAGTGTGCGATGGTGACAATTCGAGCTGCGAGAATATCGTCAACAAGTTTCAGCGGAAGCTTCGACGAG AGGTGACACGCGTCGCTGTGATACCACGCGACGCTCACAATTTGAACATGAACATTTCGATGGCTGGCTCTCGACTTTTCCAATCGGATGATTTAACGATCGTGATAGGAGACGGTAGGAGAAGACGCAACGTGCAGGAGAATCTAGCTTCTCGTAAACGAGATTTAACGATCGTACAAGGTGCTGCTTTTCGCGTTCAGAGACGCGGTAATAACACGTATTTTATACAGGCAGATGGTACTGCGTTCGAAGATGTCGTGGTTTTG GTGGTGGTGCCGAGAAACGTACTACAACGAGGAATCTCGACCTCAgtttcgttggaatattccctaAATCGCGATGAGAGGAATGCAAAGGATAGATACGTATGGCTATTCGGAGGTTGGAGCTTCTGCTCGGTCAGCTGTGGCGGTGGTACGCGTCAGAAGATGATAGTCTGCAAAGACGAGGAAACCGGAAGAATAGTGTCGCGAAGAAAATGTCCACTGACAACCAAACCGATTCAAGAGATAGAGAAGTGCAACGTCTTTAG TTGTACTTTCAAATGGCTACCAGGTCCGTGGGAAGCGTGTTCAACTACGTGTGGAAGGTTTGGTATGCAATTACGACAACTTTACTGCGTTCGTTCGGGGTTTAATGGTACAGAGGTAAATAGAAACAACGAATTGGAAGTGTATCGAACGATGGTACAGCCATCGATATGCGAAACCAGCCCTATGCCTATCAGCAGCAGAGAATGCAACAGGATACCGTGTCCTGGACATTGGATATTTACGAATTGGTCCTCG TGCTCGAAGAACAACGGAAAGGATATACAGTCGCGAATAGGCCGTTGCATTCCTCCGGAAAACGAATCGTTTTACAGGTGCGACGGGCCAACCGTAAAGACGGAAATACGTTCTTGTACGGAGCACGTGACCAGGGCCATCGAATTTCCATCCCGTTGCTGGAGAGACAAGAATCGATTTTGCTCTATACCAAGTTTGAAACGTTACTGCGACGTGCCGGCATTTAAGCGAAAATGCTGCCGCTCTTGTGAAAGGAACGAAACCTTGGATCTGTCCAACTCTTTCGATCGGAAGCACCGTATACTGCAAACTTAA